In Vagococcus hydrophili, one DNA window encodes the following:
- a CDS encoding pyridoxal phosphate-dependent aminotransferase — MELAKRMTKLKPSATLAAAAKAKNLKEQGVDVLSLTLGEPDFSTPENIQEAAIDSIKTGKASFYTPVQGISELIDAVITRTKSDYEIEYQTNEVMVGTGAKFILYTLFQTILDQGDEVIIPVPYWVSYAAQVELAEGVPVFVEGHQSNDFKVTVEDLEKSVTSKTKAFILNSPCNPTGAIYSKEELKKIGKWAIKHNILIVADDIYGKLVYNGNVFTPIATLSEKIKEQTIVINGVSKSYAMTGWRIGYALGNSQIISQMIKIASQATSNPSTVSQYAAVEALTGDQSQVEVMRQVFEERLNHVHHRLSQISGFKIDKPHGAFYLYPDISECMANCGYTDVDEWVSDLLEEAHVAVVTGAGFGTKHHIRLSYATDLETLNQAIDQIIAFVDQKQIK, encoded by the coding sequence ATGGAATTAGCCAAAAGAATGACCAAGTTAAAACCTTCAGCAACTTTAGCAGCCGCAGCAAAAGCTAAAAATTTAAAAGAACAAGGTGTGGATGTTCTGAGTTTAACTTTAGGTGAACCAGATTTTTCAACACCTGAAAATATTCAAGAAGCCGCAATAGATTCAATTAAGACCGGAAAAGCGAGTTTTTACACACCTGTCCAAGGAATTAGTGAATTAATTGACGCAGTGATTACACGAACTAAAAGTGATTACGAAATTGAATATCAAACAAATGAAGTGATGGTTGGAACAGGTGCTAAGTTTATTCTCTATACCTTATTTCAAACGATTCTTGATCAAGGGGATGAAGTCATCATTCCAGTGCCATATTGGGTAAGTTACGCCGCCCAAGTGGAACTAGCAGAGGGTGTCCCTGTTTTTGTAGAAGGGCATCAAAGTAATGACTTCAAAGTAACAGTGGAAGATTTAGAAAAAAGTGTGACGAGTAAAACAAAAGCCTTCATTTTAAATTCACCATGTAACCCAACTGGAGCCATTTATTCTAAGGAAGAATTAAAAAAAATCGGTAAATGGGCGATTAAACACAATATTTTAATAGTTGCCGATGATATTTATGGTAAATTAGTTTATAATGGGAATGTCTTTACGCCAATTGCGACGTTGTCTGAAAAAATTAAAGAACAGACAATCGTGATCAATGGAGTATCTAAAAGCTATGCAATGACAGGTTGGCGAATTGGTTATGCTTTGGGAAATAGTCAGATTATTTCACAGATGATTAAGATTGCTTCACAAGCAACAAGTAATCCATCAACTGTTAGCCAATATGCGGCAGTTGAAGCTTTAACGGGGGATCAATCTCAAGTTGAAGTGATGAGACAAGTGTTTGAGGAGCGTTTAAATCACGTTCATCATCGTTTATCACAAATATCAGGATTCAAAATAGATAAACCTCATGGAGCGTTTTATTTATATCCTGATATCTCAGAATGTATGGCTAATTGTGGGTATACTGATGTGGATGAGTGGGTAAGTGATTTACTTGAAGAAGCTCATGTGGCAGTCGTTACTGGTGCCGGGTTTGGTACTAAGCACCACATTCGTTTAAGTTATGCAACAGATTTAGAGACTTTAAATCAAGCAATTGATCAGATAATTGCTTTTGTTGATCAAAAGCAAATCAAATAA
- the asnS gene encoding asparagine--tRNA ligase codes for MKTIQIIDSKNHVGETVKIGAWIANKRSSGKIAFLQLRDGSAYFQGILVKSEVGEELFDVAKNLNQETSVMITGEIREDTRSKFGYEIGITGIEIIGESKDYPITPKEHGTDFLMDHRHLWLRSSKQHAIMQVRNELIRATYEFFNERNFIKIDPPILTASAPEGTTELFETDYFGDPAYLSQTGQLYLEAAAMAFGKVFSFGPTFRAEKSKTRRHLTEFWMMEPEMAFVNQEESLEIQEQYVSFMIEKVLENCDYALDVLGRDRELLKKYTVLPFPRISYDEAVELLQQNGFEDIKWGDDFGSPHETFIANHYEKPVFILNYPKSMSPFYMKPHPTRDDVVIRADMIAPEGYGEIIGGSERAIGFDYLLEQIEKDGLDRKDYEWYLDLQKYGAVPHSGFGLGLERTVTWVCGVEHVREASPFPRLLHRIYP; via the coding sequence ATGAAAACTATACAGATTATTGATTCAAAAAATCATGTAGGAGAAACAGTCAAGATTGGGGCTTGGATCGCTAATAAACGTTCAAGTGGTAAGATAGCTTTCTTGCAATTAAGAGATGGTTCAGCATACTTCCAAGGAATTCTTGTGAAGAGTGAAGTTGGAGAAGAACTATTTGATGTTGCTAAAAACTTAAACCAAGAAACATCTGTGATGATTACAGGTGAGATTCGTGAAGATACACGTTCAAAATTTGGTTATGAAATTGGTATTACAGGAATTGAAATTATTGGAGAAAGTAAAGATTATCCAATTACACCTAAAGAGCACGGAACAGACTTCTTAATGGATCATCGTCACTTATGGTTACGTTCTTCAAAACAACATGCGATTATGCAAGTTCGTAACGAATTAATCCGTGCGACTTACGAATTCTTTAACGAACGTAACTTTATTAAAATTGATCCACCGATTTTAACAGCAAGTGCACCAGAAGGCACAACAGAATTATTTGAAACAGATTACTTTGGAGATCCTGCTTATCTTTCTCAAACAGGTCAATTATACTTAGAAGCTGCTGCAATGGCATTTGGTAAAGTATTCTCATTTGGACCAACCTTTAGAGCTGAAAAATCTAAAACACGTCGTCACTTAACTGAATTCTGGATGATGGAACCTGAAATGGCTTTTGTTAATCAAGAAGAAAGTTTAGAAATCCAAGAACAATATGTATCATTCATGATTGAAAAAGTGTTAGAAAATTGTGATTATGCATTAGACGTTTTAGGTCGTGATAGAGAATTACTTAAGAAATATACAGTATTACCTTTCCCACGTATTTCTTACGATGAAGCTGTTGAATTATTACAACAAAATGGTTTTGAAGATATTAAATGGGGAGATGACTTTGGTTCTCCACATGAAACGTTTATCGCGAACCACTATGAAAAACCAGTCTTCATTTTAAATTATCCAAAATCAATGAGTCCATTCTACATGAAACCACATCCAACAAGAGATGATGTTGTTATTCGTGCCGACATGATTGCTCCAGAAGGTTACGGAGAAATCATTGGTGGTAGTGAACGTGCTATCGGATTTGACTACTTATTAGAGCAAATCGAAAAAGATGGTTTAGATCGTAAAGATTATGAATGGTATTTAGATTTACAAAAATATGGTGCGGTTCCTCACTCTGGCTTCGGTTTAGGTTTAGAGCGTACTGTTACTTGGGTCTGCGGCGTTGAGCATGTTCGTGAAGCAAGTCCATTCCCTCGTTTGTTACACCGTATTTACCCATAG
- a CDS encoding DUF5590 domain-containing protein: protein MSRKRNRQLKIITVSLILFLVLIGIILFQSSSPMRKAKGQAIKISEEVANITEVKDFYWFTRDKTYFTVVGLNDKNEAKIVLLPQDGSEALVMNEKDGINADDAIQVVLDTKETKKIKKVSLGMYDKKPVWEVVATAKDNSLTYYLVDFKEGKITNKMTDL, encoded by the coding sequence GTGAGCAGAAAACGCAATCGTCAGTTAAAGATTATAACTGTATCTTTGATTCTATTTTTAGTATTGATTGGGATTATCCTCTTTCAATCAAGTAGCCCGATGAGAAAGGCTAAAGGACAAGCTATCAAAATTTCGGAAGAAGTGGCGAACATTACTGAAGTGAAAGATTTTTATTGGTTTACACGAGATAAAACGTATTTCACGGTTGTTGGACTTAATGACAAGAACGAAGCAAAAATCGTCCTATTACCACAAGATGGTTCAGAAGCATTAGTCATGAATGAAAAAGACGGGATTAATGCGGATGATGCTATTCAAGTAGTGTTAGATACAAAAGAAACTAAAAAAATTAAAAAAGTATCTTTAGGGATGTACGACAAAAAGCCGGTTTGGGAAGTTGTTGCAACAGCTAAAGATAATAGTTTAACTTATTATTTAGTGGACTTTAAAGAAGGTAAAATTACCAATAAAATGACCGATTTATAA